A part of Vigna radiata var. radiata cultivar VC1973A chromosome 11, Vradiata_ver6, whole genome shotgun sequence genomic DNA contains:
- the LOC106777344 gene encoding probable esterase PIR7A isoform X2: MQREKEKHMVLIHGGGHGAWCWYKVAALLQSSGHRVTALDMAASGIHPKQAEELNSISEYYEPLMEFLESLDAEERVILVGHSLGWIGMALAMESFPEKIAAAVFVSTLMPSPYLSLFTLSQESRARRRSESKYDNNSSQPEKSIKFSPEFLASNLYQLSPPEDLALALSLLRPTRIFGDEEMSEENARLTEEKYGSVKRVYIMCEQDNLFKPEVQLSMIERSPPNDVKVIAGADHMPMFSKPQEFFSHLQEIANTYY, from the exons atgcagagagagaaagagaagcatATGGTGTTGATTCACGGCGGCGGCCATGGTGCGTGGTGTTGGTATAAGGTCGCTGCATTGCTGCAATCGAGTGGACACCGTGTGACAGCTCTGGACATGGCTGCCTCCGGGATCCATCCGAAGCAGGCGGAGGAGCTGAATTCAATTTCAGAATACTATGAGCCTTTGATGGAGTTTCTGGAGAGTTTGGATGCTGAAGAGCGTGTTATCCTGGTCGGTCATAGCTTGGGTTGGATCGGCATGGCCTTAGCCATGGAAAGCTTCCCCGAAAAGATTGCAGCTGCGGTATTTGTCAGTACCTTGATGCCTTCTCCCTATCTAAGCTTGTTCACTCTTTCTCAGGAG TCCCGGGCTCGTCGAAGATCGGAATCTAAGTATGACAACAACAGCAGTCAACCggaaaaatcaattaaattctCGCCTGAATTCTTAGCATCCAATTTATACCAACTCTCTCCACCTGAG GATTTGGCCTTGGCATTGTCACTGTTGAGACCCACTCGCATTTTTGGTGATGAAGAAATGTCGGAAGAGAATGCTAGACTGACAGAAGAGAAGTATGGAAGTGTGAAGAGGGTGTATATAATGTGCGAGCAAGACAACCTATTCAAACCTGAGGTTCAGCTCTCAATGATTGAACGAAGCCCTCCAAATGATGTCAAAGTGATTGCTGGAGCTGATCACATGCCCATGTTCTCTAAACCACAAGAGTTTTTCTCTCACCTTCAAGAGATCGCCAACACCTATTACtag
- the LOC106777344 gene encoding probable esterase PIR7A isoform X1, which yields MQREKEKHMVLIHGGGHGAWCWYKVAALLQSSGHRVTALDMAASGIHPKQAEELNSISEYYEPLMEFLESLDAEERVILVGHSLGWIGMALAMESFPEKIAAAVFVSTLMPSPYLSLFTLSQESRARRRSESKYDNNSSQPEKSIKFSPEFLASNLYQLSPPEQDLALALSLLRPTRIFGDEEMSEENARLTEEKYGSVKRVYIMCEQDNLFKPEVQLSMIERSPPNDVKVIAGADHMPMFSKPQEFFSHLQEIANTYY from the exons atgcagagagagaaagagaagcatATGGTGTTGATTCACGGCGGCGGCCATGGTGCGTGGTGTTGGTATAAGGTCGCTGCATTGCTGCAATCGAGTGGACACCGTGTGACAGCTCTGGACATGGCTGCCTCCGGGATCCATCCGAAGCAGGCGGAGGAGCTGAATTCAATTTCAGAATACTATGAGCCTTTGATGGAGTTTCTGGAGAGTTTGGATGCTGAAGAGCGTGTTATCCTGGTCGGTCATAGCTTGGGTTGGATCGGCATGGCCTTAGCCATGGAAAGCTTCCCCGAAAAGATTGCAGCTGCGGTATTTGTCAGTACCTTGATGCCTTCTCCCTATCTAAGCTTGTTCACTCTTTCTCAGGAG TCCCGGGCTCGTCGAAGATCGGAATCTAAGTATGACAACAACAGCAGTCAACCggaaaaatcaattaaattctCGCCTGAATTCTTAGCATCCAATTTATACCAACTCTCTCCACCTGAG CAGGATTTGGCCTTGGCATTGTCACTGTTGAGACCCACTCGCATTTTTGGTGATGAAGAAATGTCGGAAGAGAATGCTAGACTGACAGAAGAGAAGTATGGAAGTGTGAAGAGGGTGTATATAATGTGCGAGCAAGACAACCTATTCAAACCTGAGGTTCAGCTCTCAATGATTGAACGAAGCCCTCCAAATGATGTCAAAGTGATTGCTGGAGCTGATCACATGCCCATGTTCTCTAAACCACAAGAGTTTTTCTCTCACCTTCAAGAGATCGCCAACACCTATTACtag